cacccttttttttttttttttgctattaaagAACAGCTGCATGAAGCCTTCACATAACAAGCCatttgttatctttgaagggTCATTCGCAGTTCTTGCCTTTTTAATCTCAGTGATTAACGTCAATGTTTATTCAAAGACATGTGCGTTCAAGAACGAAGTATGTTGTTTACTTGCAGGTTCCGATCATTGTCTAATTTTAGAACACCTTGAAGGTGAATACATCAGACGCTCCAATGTGAAACCACTGCTGTGGGATAGCGACATCCAACTACCTATTGATGAAGTATACACAAGGTTGCaaatgaaatggagaaagaagGCTTACTTTCATCTAACAGAGAAGAAGGTTCACATGTATGAAATTTTCAAGCCTGCTAGGAAGGGTGAAAAGGGCGCCAGAATGGTACTTGTGGAAGGAAACCCTGGGATTGGGAAGACTACGTTTTGCCTTAAAATTGCAAGTGATTGGGCCAAAAAATTAGTACCAGTAGAGTTTGACTTCCCCATGTTTCAGTTGTTGTTTCTTCTGAAATGCTGTGATATTCACAAAGATACTAAAGACATAGTACAAGCCATCGATGAGCAACTTCTGAATGATGACATTAACAATAAGGAAGAATTTTTGGATTACATCAGAGATGGTAAGAATCAGGACGAGATTCTTTTAATTCTGGATGGTCTTGATGAGTTACCAGAAGCATCAGAAAATGTCTTAGATAGGCTCtgtagaagaaaaattttctcgCGCTGTTTTATTTTGGCCACCTCAcgcgaagaaaaaggaatcgATGTCCGGCGGCGCTATGACTTTGATACACTTTTGCAGATTAAAGGGTTCACCTCAGAGGACGCTGCAGATTACATcagaaagcattttaaaagcGTCGATccacaaaatttgtcaaaaggCGAGAGGCTCATTAAAGCTGTTGAAGAAAATACCTACCTAGATGCGCTAAGGAACAATCCGCTGAATCTACTTCTCTTGTGTGTTGTTtttgaagactttgaagggGAACTACCATCTAATCGCACTAAGCTCTATCAGATTATTTTTCGATGCTTGTTGAGGCGATATTGCTCCCGAAATGGCTTGAACGTTCATCGGAATGCCGACAAAGCCCTAGAGAATCAATTTGAAGAGTCCCTGCTTGTGCTAGGGGAGTTAGCGTGGAATTGTCTTCGAGAAGACCGCCGTTCGTTTTCGGAAGAGGAACTGGACAAGTTAGAACAATCGAGGACCCACGTGAGAAGATTTCCAGCTATCAAATTGGGCCTTGTTTTCATGGAAGCCAGTTCAAGGCCAAGTCAGGAACCAAGACATCAGTgtcattttcttcacaaaacatttcaagagtttttaGCTGCCTTTTACCTAGCGAACCAGTTGTCAAGGAGACAACTTAACCTTACTGATCATTCTGTTTTCCGCAAAGGAAGTATGTTACGTAGATAcaaagaagtatttttctttttagctgGCATATTAGGCAGGGAAGGAACGGTGTTTTTCAAAGAGATCGTAACGATTTTAGGAGAACTCTTGCGATGGGACGTTTCTGACATAGACTGTGAGTTCTTACTTGAGCTTTTAAAAGAGAATGGTGCTGCAGACGATTTAGGCAAAGTTGCCTGCTCCCGTATTCCATTACCAAACATTTTGAAGTTTGATCAGTTCCTGAATTCTTCGTTGAAAGTTATACGATATGTGTGCGAAGGCGCCATGCTCGAAGGTGATGCGGCATCAGTGCAGCTAACTAAACTGAGCCTGTCGAACGTGCAGTTTTTCAGTAAAGACAATGTGAACGATCTCCATGGAATTCTCGGAAGCAGTCAAACTCTCACAGAGCTTGTCATTGGTAATATCGAGAACATGTCCCCTGATGTTGCAGATCTGTTCGCTGAGAGTTTTTCGTCAAGCACTTCACTAAGAACAGCCACGCTAAAACTGTTTGACGTGAGTAGTGAGAGGTGCGCCAGAAATGCTAGTACCTTGTTATCGACTCTCTCGCAATTGGAATGTCTTTCGCTTGAAGTCTTTGGTGTTCTGAACAACACTGCTGCACAAGCCGTGAAAGCGTTATTCAAATCATCGCTAATTTCTCTCGTGCTTATTGTTCATGGGGATCAGAATGACTGTTTAATGTCGACTGTTAGTGAAGGACTTGCAGAAGAAACCGCGGTGGAGTCTCTTAGTCTTGTCGTTTATGGAAGAGTTAGCAACCCTGGAATCGTAGCAGTGCAGAAAGGTGTTCTGCGAAATAGAACTTTACATTCTTTAGAGTTAAAGGTTTACGGAGATATCCCAGAAGCGTGGATGGCAGCTGTTGCTACCGTACTGGCAGCCAATAAGTCATGGAAGTCTCTTATTATTCACCCAAATGTGTGTGGGAAAATTAAATATGAAGCAGGTTTGCTGCCCTATCCTATTCTAGGTGATGCCCCACTAGAGAAGTCATTAACCGTGAACGTCTGTGGTGAACTGAGCGTTCATAGCTTAAAAGCCCTTACAGAGTTTTTTAAGGAAAGTTCGCCACTATCTGGTTTGCAGTTGAATGTCCAAAGTAAACAAAGCAATGAAGTCGTGGATTGTCTAGTTGACTATTTTCTGGCTAACAATTCACTGTCCTCACACAGTATTATTAACCTTAGTGGTGAAATCAGAAGCTACGAAGGAACTGCTCTTCAGAGATTAGTTCAAGAGGGTCAAAAGCATTCTGTCTCAGTGCACTTGAATGGTCTTGATGAGGATCACTTTTTAAGTGGTTTTTATACTCTCGCCAATTTTTCGTCAGCGTCGGCCACGTTTTTAGTTGAGGGAAAGACTGCCACATACCTTGAAGTCATCAAACTATTAAGCTCTGCGACAACATCCACgttcagtctcacagttaacaatcacgATAAAGACAACACGGGAAAGTGGGCCAgcggtgtgggtgatggtttggcgaacagcagatcactaactacattcagtctcacatTAAACAATCACGCTGAAGACAACACGGTAAAGTGGGCCAGTGGTGTGGGTCatggtttggcgaacagcagatcactaactacattcagtctcacagttaacaattacgCTACAGACTTCATGGGAAAGTGGGCCAgcggtgtgggt
This is a stretch of genomic DNA from Pocillopora verrucosa isolate sample1 chromosome 12, ASM3666991v2, whole genome shotgun sequence. It encodes these proteins:
- the LOC136277507 gene encoding uncharacterized protein isoform X2; the encoded protein is MSRLQKDSTIPSVASTSQEDQESRTLKVTLLSSEWRSSTDGDLSTINRELAIQLAKHPNVDVSILLPNCSGEDRTSALSYNVKLIEADKAPGVEPVLWLSSPPRNHTMDCVIGHGVQLGRLVPFIKRNPNYSHCKWIQVVHSAPEEDGMYKNISEGEKRQKTEIQLCKMADQVITIGPKLAETYKRYLCSVKQEGKVFDLTPSIFSEFLEVRQATEERRKFCILVIGSGDSCEDFIVKGYDIAAKAIARLKDESYKLKFVCPAGGKGDIVAKKLLHLGISRNQLIVCSFDDSRKVLADLFCEVDLAIMPSRTESFGTTALEALSAGLPVLVSGNSGLGEAMKKVPLGSQSVVDSEDPKGWAKEIKRVHQKEREVRLSESRFLREKYLEKYSWEEPCKSLVIKMKNLVFGGSEQVIRSLQRWQQNASSCKISSNTDPLSDFKRKGYRISNNPGSGNCMFYALSEQLEVVKRVKIHHSELRQSLVQYLREHPKLVDGTDLFHFVDRHTTWDGYLTDMEQDGTWGDHVILWAAANCYQIAIHVISSLPGHSEVIINPDCSFDQSKHLVLGHVHEVHYVSLQPLQDAAVNKSRQASKEKVKRRSSSVATQSVKRRKDAVVNKSRQALNEKVKRRSSSVATQSVKRRKGSDHCLILEHLEGEYIRRSNVKPLLWDSDIQLPIDEVYTRLQMKWRKKAYFHLTEKKVHMYEIFKPARKGEKGARMVLVEGNPGIGKTTFCLKIASDWAKKLVPVEFDFPMFQLLFLLKCCDIHKDTKDIVQAIDEQLLNDDINNKEEFLDYIRDGKNQDEILLILDGLDELPEASENVLDRLCRRKIFSRCFILATSREEKGIDVRRRYDFDTLLQIKGFTSEDAADYIRKHFKSVDPQNLSKGERLIKAVEENTYLDALRNNPLNLLLLCVVFEDFEGELPSNRTKLYQIIFRCLLRRYCSRNGLNVHRNADKALENQFEESLLVLGELAWNCLREDRRSFSEEELDKLEQSRTHVRRFPAIKLGLVFMEASSRPSQEPRHQCHFLHKTFQEFLAAFYLANQLSRRQLNLTDHSVFRKGSMLRRYKEVFFFLAGILGREGTVFFKEIVTILGELLRWDVSDIDCEFLLELLKENGAADDLGKVACSRIPLPNILKFDQFLNSSLKVIRYVCEGAMLEGDAASVQLTKLSLSNVQFFSKDNVNDLHGILGSSQTLTELVIGNIENMSPDVADLFAESFSSSTSLRTATLKLFDVSSERCARNASTLLSTLSQLECLSLEVFGVLNNTAAQAVKALFKSSLISLVLIVHGDQNDCLMSTVSEGLAEETAVESLSLVVYGRVSNPGIVAVQKGVLRNRTLHSLELKVYGDIPEAWMAAVATVLAANKSWKSLIIHPNVCGKIKYEAGLLPYPILGDAPLEKSLTVNVCGELSVHSLKALTEFFKESSPLSGLQLNVQSKQSNEVVDCLVDYFLANNSLSSHSIINLSGEIRSYEGTALQRLVQEGQKHSVSVHLNGLDEDHFLSGFYTLANFSSASATFLVEGKTATYLEVIKLLSSATTSTFSLTVNNHDKDNTGKWASGVGDGLANSRSLTTFSLTLNNHAEDNTVKWASGVGHGLANSRSLTTFSLTVNNYATDFMGKWASGVGDGLAKSRSLTTFSLTVNNYAEDITGDWASGVGNGLAKSRSITTFSLTVNNYAEEITGDWASGVGAGLVNSRSLTTFSLTVNNYAEEFTVDWASGVGDGLANSRSLTTFSLTVNNHAEDMGDWASGVGDGLANSRSLTTFSLTVNNHAEDMGLWASGVGDGLANSRSLTTFSLTLNNYAEDITGDWASGVGDGLANSSSLTTFSLTLNKYPGDMGDWASGVGVGLANSRSLTSFSLTLNNYPEDMGLWASGVGYGLANSSSLTTFSLTVNNHAGEKGCWTNDLSNDLVESCSLTTIRVAFNLYGEDRIC
- the LOC136277507 gene encoding uncharacterized protein isoform X1, which encodes MSRLQKDSTIPSVASTSQEDQESRTLKVTLLSSEWRSSTDGDLSTINRELAIQLAKHPNVDVSILLPNCSGEDRTSALSYNVKLIEADKAPGVEPVLWLSSPPRNHTMDCVIGHGVQLGRLVPFIKRNPNYSHCKWIQVVHSAPEEDGMYKNISEGEKRQKTEIQLCKMADQVITIGPKLAETYKRYLCSVKQEGKVFDLTPSIFSEFLEVRQATEERRKFCILVIGSGDSCEDFIVKGYDIAAKAIARLKDESYKLKFVCPAGGKGDIVAKKLLHLGISRNQLIVCSFDDSRKVLADLFCEVDLAIMPSRTESFGTTALEALSAGLPVLVSGNSGLGEAMKKVPLGSQSVVDSEDPKGWAKEIKRVHQKEREVRLSESRFLREKYLEKYSWEEPCKSLVIKMKNLVFGGSEQVIRSLQRWQQNASSCKISSNTDPLSDFKRKGYRISNNPGSGNCMFYALSEQLEVVKRVKIHHSELRQSLVQYLREHPKLVDGTDLFHFVDRHTTWDGYLTDMEQDGTWGDHVILWAAANCYQIAIHVISSLPGHSEVIINPDCSFDQSKHLVLGHVHEVHYVSLQPLQDAVVKKSRQSSNKEVKQSSSSVATQSVKRLNDAAVNKSRQASKEKVKRRSSSVATQSVKRRKDAVVNKSRQALNEKVKRRSSSVATQSVKRRKGSDHCLILEHLEGEYIRRSNVKPLLWDSDIQLPIDEVYTRLQMKWRKKAYFHLTEKKVHMYEIFKPARKGEKGARMVLVEGNPGIGKTTFCLKIASDWAKKLVPVEFDFPMFQLLFLLKCCDIHKDTKDIVQAIDEQLLNDDINNKEEFLDYIRDGKNQDEILLILDGLDELPEASENVLDRLCRRKIFSRCFILATSREEKGIDVRRRYDFDTLLQIKGFTSEDAADYIRKHFKSVDPQNLSKGERLIKAVEENTYLDALRNNPLNLLLLCVVFEDFEGELPSNRTKLYQIIFRCLLRRYCSRNGLNVHRNADKALENQFEESLLVLGELAWNCLREDRRSFSEEELDKLEQSRTHVRRFPAIKLGLVFMEASSRPSQEPRHQCHFLHKTFQEFLAAFYLANQLSRRQLNLTDHSVFRKGSMLRRYKEVFFFLAGILGREGTVFFKEIVTILGELLRWDVSDIDCEFLLELLKENGAADDLGKVACSRIPLPNILKFDQFLNSSLKVIRYVCEGAMLEGDAASVQLTKLSLSNVQFFSKDNVNDLHGILGSSQTLTELVIGNIENMSPDVADLFAESFSSSTSLRTATLKLFDVSSERCARNASTLLSTLSQLECLSLEVFGVLNNTAAQAVKALFKSSLISLVLIVHGDQNDCLMSTVSEGLAEETAVESLSLVVYGRVSNPGIVAVQKGVLRNRTLHSLELKVYGDIPEAWMAAVATVLAANKSWKSLIIHPNVCGKIKYEAGLLPYPILGDAPLEKSLTVNVCGELSVHSLKALTEFFKESSPLSGLQLNVQSKQSNEVVDCLVDYFLANNSLSSHSIINLSGEIRSYEGTALQRLVQEGQKHSVSVHLNGLDEDHFLSGFYTLANFSSASATFLVEGKTATYLEVIKLLSSATTSTFSLTVNNHDKDNTGKWASGVGDGLANSRSLTTFSLTLNNHAEDNTVKWASGVGHGLANSRSLTTFSLTVNNYATDFMGKWASGVGDGLAKSRSLTTFSLTVNNYAEDITGDWASGVGNGLAKSRSITTFSLTVNNYAEEITGDWASGVGAGLVNSRSLTTFSLTVNNYAEEFTVDWASGVGDGLANSRSLTTFSLTVNNHAEDMGDWASGVGDGLANSRSLTTFSLTVNNHAEDMGLWASGVGDGLANSRSLTTFSLTLNNYAEDITGDWASGVGDGLANSSSLTTFSLTLNKYPGDMGDWASGVGVGLANSRSLTSFSLTLNNYPEDMGLWASGVGYGLANSSSLTTFSLTVNNHAGEKGCWTNDLSNDLVESCSLTTIRVAFNLYGEDRIC